Genomic window (Gammaproteobacteria bacterium):
GACGTGCACCTGACCGGCGCCTGGCGCATCACCCGGGCGGCATGGCCGCACATGACCGGGAGGCAGTTCGGGCGCATCCTGTTCATCGCCTCGGCGGCCGGCCTCTACGGCAACTTCGGCCAGGCCAACTACGCTGCCGCCAAGCTCGGCCTCGTCGGCATGATGCGCACGCTGGCGCGGGAAGGCGCGGCGAAGAACCTGCTGAGCAATGCGGTGGCGCCGCTGGCCGCCACGCCTTTCACCAGCGGCGTCATGCCCGCGGAACTCGCCGCGAAGCTGCAGCCGGGGCAGGTGGTGCCGCTGCTGGTCGTGCTGGCCCACGAGGACTGCCGCGAGAACGGCGCGCTGTTCGAGGCGGGCGGCGGCTGGTTTGCCGGCCTGCGCTGGCAGAGGAGCCGCGGCCTGCGGCTGGACGCCGGCGACGCACTCACTGCCGAGGCGGTCCTCGCCCGCTGGGGCGAGGTGACCGGCTTCGACACCGATGCCGACTACCCGCAGGCTGTCGAGGATTCGCTGCGCCGGGCGCTGGGAGCCAGGGCATGAGCGCGCAGCGGCAGCTCGCGCTCGAGCGCGACGGCGCCGTCGCCGTACTGCTGCTCGACCGCCCGGAGGCGCTGAATGCCTTCACGCGGCAGCTGCGCGGGGAACTCGGCGAGGCGCTCCACCGCCTTGCCGGCGACGAGGCGATCCGCGCCGTGGTGCTGGGCGGCCGTGGCCGTGCCTTCTGCGCCGGAGCGGATCTCAAGGAAGCCGGCTCGGGGAATGTCGAGCGCGAGCTGCTCGAGGAATACCTGCCCTGCTTCGAGGCGATCGCCGCGATGGACAAGCCGGTGATCGCCGCCGTCGCCGGCCCGGCCTCGGGGGTGGGCATGTCGCTCGCCCTGCACTGCGATCTGCTGCTGATGGCCGAGGACGCCTACCTCAGCGCCGCCTTCAGCCGCATCGGCCTGGTGCCCGACGGCGGCGCCAGCTGGCTGCTGGTCCGCCAGCTGGGATATCGGCGCGCGCTGCAGCTGGCGCTGGAGTCCGAGCGCATCCCGGCCGCTCGTGCACTGGAACTGGGACTCGCCAACCGGGTGGTTCCGGCGGCGGAGCTGATGGCGGAGGCCGTGCGCTGGGCGGGCCGGCTGGCTGCCCTGTCGCCCGCGGCCGTGGCGGGCACCAAGCGCCTCATGCGCCTGGCGGCCCAGGCCGGTTTCGACGAGGTCTTCCGCCGCGAGGCGGTGCTCCAGGAAGCATGCGGGGCGAGCGCATACTTCCGCGAGCGCCTGGAGGAATTCCGCAACAAGCGTCCTGCCACGAAGTCGGTGGCGGGCAAGGATGGGGAGCGACGATGAGACAGGGACACTTCGACGACGACCACGAGATCTTCCGCGAAGCCACGCGCCGCTTCTTCTGCAACGAGATCGCCCCGCATGCCGAGGCCTGGCGCGCACAGGGCCAGGTCGACCGCGAGGTCTACCGCAAGGCCGGCGAGCAGGGACTGCTGTGCATGTTCCTCGATCCCGCCTACGGCGGCGCCGGCGTGGAGGACTTCCGTTACGAGCAGATCGTCATGGAGGAAAACTTCCGCCATGGCGATGCCGGGCTGTTCCTGCACTTGCACAGCCGGCTGGTGGCGCCCTACATCGCCGTGCTCGGCACCGAGGAACAGAAGCAGCGCTTCCTGCCTGCCTGTGTCCGCGGCGAGACCATCCTCGGCATCGCCATGACCGAGACCGGCGCGGGCAGCGACCTCGCCGGCATGCGCTGCCGCGCCGAGGATCGTGGCGACCACTACCTGCTGAACGGCCAGAAGACCTACATCTCCAACGGCATCATCGGCGACCTGTTCGTCGTGGCGGCGCGCACCGACCCGACCGTGCCGCGGCAGATCGGCCTGTTCCTGGTCGAGCGCGGCATGGAAGGCTTCTCGCGCGGGCGCCGGCTGAAGAAGATGGGGCTCGATGCCCAGGATACGGCCGAGCTGTTCTTCGACAACGTGCGGGTGCCGAAGGCCAACGTGCTCGGCGACCCGAAGCGCGGCTTCTACTACCTCATGCAGTTCCTCGCCGAGGAACGCCTGCTCGGCGCCTGCACCTACGTCGCCAATGCCCAGGTGGCCTTCGACATCACCTTCGACTTCATCCGCGAACGCCGCATGTTCGGCCAGACGGTGGCCGACTTCCAGGTCAACCGCTTCAAGATGGCCGACATGCGCACCGAGCTGGATGTCGCCCAGGTGTTCGTCGATACCTGCGTGCGGCGCCACAACGCCGGCCAGCTCACGGCCGACATGGCCGCGCGCGCCAAACTGTTCGCCAGCGAGGTCGAGGGGCGCGTGCTCGACGAGTGCGTGCAGCTGCACGGCGGGGCCGGCTACATGGAGGAGTACCCGATCTCGCGCATGTACCGCAACGCGCGCGTCTCGCGCATCTTCGCCGGCTCCTCGGAGGTGATGCGCGAGATCATCGCCCGGTCGATCGGCCTCGACCCGCGGAAGAAATCCGCAGGTCCGGGCGGCGGCAAGGCGTCATGAGCCAGGGTCCGCTCGCCGGGCTGCGCATCATCGAGGTGGCCGGCCTCGGTCCCGGGCCGTTCTGCGGCATGATGCTCGGCGACATGGGTGCCGAGGTGCTGCGCATCGATCGCCCGGGCACCAGCGCACAGCAGCGTCTAGACCCCCTGTGCCGCAATCGTCGTTCGCTGCTGCTGGATCTCAAATCCCCGCGCGGGGTCGACGTGCTGCTGCGGCTGGCAGCCGGCGCCGACGCGCTCTTCGAGGGCTTCCGCCCGGGCGTCGCGGAGAGGCTGGGCTTCGGCCCGGAGGACTGCTTCGCGCGCAATCCGCGGCTGGTCTATGGGCGCGTCACCGGCTGGGGCCAGGATGGGCCGCTGGCATCCGCTGCGGGCCACGACATCAACTACATCGCGCTGGCGGGGGCCCTCGCCGGCATCGGCCAGCCCGGTGGTCCGCCGGTGCCGCCGCTGAACCTCGTCGGCGACTTCGGCGGCGGTGGCATGCTGCTCGCCTTCGGCCTGGTCTGCGCACTGCTGGAGGCGCGCCGCACGGGGAAGGGACAGGTGGTGGACGCGGCGATGATCGATGGCAGCAATGCCCTCATGGCCACCTTCCACGGCATGCGGGCGATGGGCCTGTACGACGACCGCCCGGGGACCGGCTTCCTCTCCGGTGCCGCGCACTACTACGGTACCTACGAGACCCGCGACGGCAAGTACGTGGCCATCGGCCCGCTGGAGCCGCAGTTCTATGCCCTGCTGATCGAGAAGGCCGGCCTCGATCCGGCGCGCTTCGCCGCATGCGGCTTTCGCATGGAATCGGGCCAGGCCAGCCGGGAGAACTGGCAGGCATTGCGGGCGGAACTGGCGGCAGTCTTCCGCAGCCGTACCCGCGAAGAATGGTGCGCTCTGCTCGAAGGCACGGACGCCTGCTTCGCACCGGTGCTGACCGGGCCGGAAGCGGCGCGCCATCCGCACCATGTCGCACGCCAGTCGTTCATCGAGGTCGGCGGCGTGCTGCAGCACGCGCCGGCACCGCGTTTCAGCCGCACGCCGCCCGGCACTCCGCAGTCCCCACCCCTGCCGGGCAGCGACTCGCGCGACGTGCTGTCCGGAGCGGGCTTCGCTGCCGCGGAGATCGATGAGCTCGCCCGGGCCGGCGTGATCGGCGGCTGAGGCGGTCCCCACTTCACAGCCAACGAGAAGACCGTGAACAAACCCGACTGGAAGGACCTGCGCCGCCGCGTGCTGCGCTTCGTCGAGGATCGCGTCTATCCGGCCGAGACGGAACTGGACCAGGGCACGCGCACCCAGCGCAACCTCGTCATGGCCCGGCTCATCGAGGAAGCCAAGGCGGCGGGCCTCTGGGCCCTCGGCCACCCGCGGGAGATCGGCGGCCAGGGCATGCCCTTCCTCGACTATGTGCACGTGAACGAGGTGATCGGCCGCTCCTTCCATGCCATGCAGGCACTGGGCACGCTGTCGCTGCAGGACTCGCTCATGTTGCATCGCCACGCGGCCCCGCAGTGGCGCGAGCGCTACCTGGCCCCGCTGGTCGCGGGCGAGATCATCCCGAGCTTCGCAATGACCGAGCCGGACGTCGCCAGCTCCGATCCGACCCAGCTTCAGACCACCGCCAGGCTGGAGAACGGGCAGTGGGTGATCAACGGGCGCAAGTGGTTCACCACCGGCGCCGGGGATGCGGAGTACACCACGGTCATGTGCCGGACGGAGACCGATGGCCCGCGCCACGAGTGCTTCAGCATGATCATCGTGCCGACCAGCACGCGGGGCTACCGGATCGTGCGCGAGACGCCACTGCTCGGCATCGCAGGGGGCCACTGGGAGGTCGTCTACGACGACGTGCGCGTCCCGCAGGAGAACCTGCTCGGCCCGCGCGGCAAGGGCTTCAGCATCGCCCAGCAGCGCCTGGGACCGGGGCGGATCTTCCACTGCATGCGCTGGCTGGGGCAGGCGCAGCGGGCCTTCGACCTGATGTGCCGGCGGCTCAACGAGCGCATCGCCTTCGGCGAGCCCCTCGCCCACAAGCAGCTGATGCAGAGTCATGTATTCGAGAGCGCGGCGGAGATCCAGGCCTGCCGCATGCTGACTCTCGACGCCGCCCGGCAGCTCGACGCCGGCCTGGAAGCGCGCGAGATGATCGGCACCATCAAGGTGGTGGGCGCGCGCATGCTCCACAACGTCATCGACCGGGCGATCCAGGTGCACGGCGCGCTCGGCCTCACCGACGACACGCCGCTCAGCCGGATGTACCGGCATGCCCGCGAGGCGCGCATCTACGACGGCCCCGACGAGGTCCACATCCAGTCCGTGGCGCGACGCTACCTGAAGCAGTACCGGGCCGGCGGGCCGGGGGTCGACTTCGGCGATGCCGACGGCGGCTGAGCCACGCCAGTCGCGGATTCCGTCAACCATATTGACAATTCTTCCGCGCCGTGGGACGCTTCCCGGGCGATGGATGCCCGGCCCTGCCCCGGGCGCCGCCCCACGCAGCAATCAGAGGGAGCATTCACCGATGAGCAACGCAGCCCAGACAGCCAGCACTGGCGCCCTCGCGCCGATCAGCAGCATCCATCACGCGGCCTACCGTTGCCGCGACGCCGAGCAGACCCGGTGGTTCTACGAGGATGTCCTCGGCCTGCCGCTGGTGGCGGCGATCATCAACGAGAAAGTCGCCGGCCTGGAGAAGGACATTCCCTACCTGCACCTGTTCTTCGCCCTCGCCGACGGCAACACCATCGCCTTCTTCGACGAGCCGGACGGCGCCTCCGAGGGGCAGTTCCAGCGCACCGCGGGCTTCGACCGCCACGTGGCTTTCCTGGTGAACACCGAGAAGGAGCTGCTCGAGTGGCAGAAGCGCATCAACGCGGCCGGCGTCAGCTGCCACGGGCCGGTGGACCACGGCATCGTCCGCTCGATCTACATGTACGATCCCAACGGCCTGCAGACCGAAATCTGCCTGCGGGCACCGGGTTATGACGCAGCCATGGCCGAGCAGAAGAAGGTCGCCGGCGAGAACATCCGCAAGTGGAATGCCCGCACACGCGCCACCAAGGAGGCCAAGTTCGGAGCGGCCGCCCTCGACCGGCGTACCGCACAGCCCTCCACCAGGAAGAAATAGTCCGGGCCAGGGTGCAGCCCGCCAGACAGCCGCTTCCGACTGGTCAGAAATGGGGCGGGAATGACCCCTGCCGGGACGGCAGCGGGACCGGCGGATACCTGCCACCGCCGGTTCCGCTGTTTTTACGCACTATCGCCACCGGATGGACGGAACAGGCGGAATTCGGCCGCGCAACGCATTAACATAGCGGCCAGCCGCAGCAGCCCCGGACGAACGATCCGCGCGATCGATCACCGGCCCGGGCTTCGCGGTTCCACCTGAGTTTCCGGGTCGCATGCCCAGCGCGAGGCCACATGCCGGTACCTGACAAGTCGTTGATGAGGGGATTGCTGCACGCCTTCTACTGGTGCGACGAAGGCCTGCAGAAGAGCCTGGCCGCCGATGGCTGGCCGTCGCTGTCCCGCACCCAGTCGATGATCATGGTGAACCTGTCCGATGGCATCACGCGGCCGTCGGACCTCGCCCGTGCCATTGGCGTCAGCCGGCAGGCAGTCCAGCGCACCCTCGTGGAAATGGAACGTGACGGCCTGGTGAGACTGGTGCCCGATCCGGCCGACGGGCGTGCCAAGATCGTCGAGCCCAGCAAGGACGGCAAGGGCATCTACACCGCAGCCTTGCGCACCATCGCCGCCATGGAAGCGGAACTCGAGCGACGGCTGGGCAAGAAGGCCATCAGCGACCTGCACCGGATGCTCTACGCCGACTGGGGGCCGGTCATCGTCACCACCCGCGCCAGGCGCTCATCACGGCCACCGACCCCGCGGATCAGGACCTCGCGCTGGCGCAAGAGCAATCTCTGAGCCCGGACGGGCTGCCTGCTCAGTAGGCTGCCAGGTCCTCGCCGAGATCGACCGGCCCCTGGTAGTGCTTGCGGATGCCGGCGATGATCGCGTCGCGGTCGATCGCCTCCACCCCCGGGGCCGTGCCGAAGTGCGTGAGCACCACGCGCTTCACGCCGGCAGCTGCGGCCAGGCGGCCGATGTTCTCGGGCGTCAGGTGTTCCTTCTCCATGTGGTCGATCAGCGGCTGCTGGTCGACCCCGGTGGCCGCCTTGCGTGCCTGCAGGCTGGCGATCACCGAATCCAGGTCGATCAGCTCGCTGACGAGGACGTCGGCACCCCGTGCCAGCTCCTCGACGGCCCGGCTCGGGCCGGTGTCGCCCGTGATCACGACCGAACGACCAGGCATGTCGAAGCGGTAGGAATAGGCACGATCGATGCCATGGTCCGTCCTGGGCATTTGCATCGTGCTGTAGTGGGAATTCTCGACGGCGCGCACGGTGATGGTGCCGTCGCGATACACCTCGCGTGCGGTCGTCACCTCCCAGTCGTGCCCGGAGAACACCGAGGCCATCTCCGGCAGTCCCGGGATCTGCAGCCGATAGATCACTTCCCCGGTCTTCAGCGCCTGCAGCGTGTCGTGGACCAGGGACTGCGTCCCCGGCGGTCCGTAGATTTCCACCGGCTTCTGGCGGCGATCGGTCCAGTCGAGGGCAAGGAAGCCCATGAGGCCGGCAGTGTGGTCCAGATGCAGGTGGGTGAAGAACACCGCATCCACGGCGCTGGGCTTCACGCCGGCCCGTACCATCTGGCGGGGCGTGCCCTCGCCGACGTCGATGAGATAGGCCCGGGTCCCGACCTGCAGCAGCGTGGCCGGCTGCGAACGCCCGATGCGGGCGATGGGGCCGCCGCCGGTGCCGAGCAGCACGATCCGGCTGGTCGCCGACGCGGGTGACCCCGCGGCAGGGGCGGGTTTCGCCCGGGAGTCCGCGGCCTGCGCCGCCAGCGCCCCGCCGGGAATCATGAATACGGAGGCCAGAATCAGGCCAGCCAGCCGGGAGATGTTGCTGTTCATCGATACCCCCCTGTGCAGCGACTGCGGGCAGTGCGCTGCGCATGCGTCCTTCTCGTGCAGACGCCGGCGGGAACCGGACCCGCCGGCGTCCATCATGCGCCTGATCAGAAGTTGTAGGTCACCTCGACACCGATTTCGCGGAACCGGTCGGTACCGTCGACGTAGGTGGTGCGCCCCGCAATGATGTTGGCGGGGAACGGGAACGGGTAGTTGTGCGACTTGGTCTTCTCGTCGGTCAGGTTCCTGCCGTACAAGGCAAACAGCCAGCGGTCGTCGTCGGGACCCACGGCCACCCGGGCATCGATCCAGGTCGTGGCATCCTGCTTGTTGTAGGCCGGGCCCCTGTCGCCAGCGGTGTCCAGCCACACATCGTCACGATACTGGGCGGACAGGGTCGCCCTGAGCAGCATGCTGTCGGCCAGTATCTGCTCGTAGGTGAGGGACAGGTTGCCGCTCCATTCCGGCGCCCAGCCCAGTTGCGCGCCCTTGAGGTTGTTGGTCGCCGGGTTGCACGTCGGGTTGTCGAACGGACATGGGGCCCCGGGGAAGTCATCGTACTGGGCATCGAGGTAGGCAAAGCCGCCCTGCAGGGTCCAGGGCTCGGCGATGCGCCAGGAGCCGTCGACTTCCACGCCCTTGGAATTGGCCTTGGCGGCGTTCTTCAGCGAGAACGCCGTGCCCGTCCACTGCGAAACCTGCAGGTTCTCGAAGTCGGTGTCGAAGACCGTCACGGCAACGAAGGCGCGGCCATCCAGCAGCTGCGCCTTGACGCCCGCCTCGATGTTCTCCGAGGACTCACCCTTGATTTCCCAGGTGGCCGCAGTCAGGTCACGCGCATTCCCCTGCCAGCCACCGCTCTTCGAACCCTCGGCATAGGACAGGTACACCATCAGGTCCGTGCTGGGCTCCCACTTCAGCTTGACCGCCGGGTCCAGCGTGCTGTCGGTCCGGCGTCCATTGAGCGTCTGGGCACCCCAGCTTGGCGGCGTCACCCCGGAAATGGTGTGCCGCTCCTGCATGGCACTCTTGCTGTCATCGGTATAGCGCAGGTCGCCGGTGAGGCTCCACTGATCATTGATGTTCCAGGTCAGGCTGCCGAACAGCGAATAGACATTGTCGTCCTGACGGTAGGTGACCTGGTGCTTGGCAGTGGCAGACGTGCTCAGCGGGATCTGCACCTGGCTCATGGCGACCAGCGGGTCGATCTCGTTGTAATGGAAATATCCGCCAAAGAAATACTCGAACAGTCCGCCGGCCGGCGAGGTGTAGCGCAACTCCTGCGAGAACTGCTGGAAGTCCTCGCGGAAATTGGTCAGCCAGGCGTTCTGCGGCATCTGGTCTGCATTGATCCACTTGTCGTAGTTGAAGGTCGAGTAGGCAGAGATCGAGGTCAGCATGCCCTGGCCGATGTCGAAATTGAAGGTCAGCTCGAAGTTGGCCGCCTCGCTGTGGTCGACATCCTTGTGCCACATGCCGCCCTCCTCCTTGCGGTCATCGATGGAGTAGTACTCCGGCATCAGGTAGCGCTGGTAGTTGCTGCCGTAGGTATCGAAGTTCGCATACTCCAGCTTGGCCAGCGCCGAGATGGCATCGGTCGGCTGCCAGGCCAGGGAGCCGCGGATCAGGAAGTTCTCCGACTCCGGCTCGTCATCCCCGGTGATGGTGTTCTTCAGGTAGCCGCCGATGTCCTTGTAGTTGACCGCGAGGCGGCCCTGCAGCCCGTCCATGAGCGGACCGGAGACCACGCCGTCGAGTTCGTAGGAGTCGTACTCGAACTCATAGCCCGCCTTGACGTGCGCGACGAAGTCCTTGGTCGGCTTCGCCGTGGTGACGCTCACCGCGCCGGCGCTGGTATTGATGCCGAATATCGCGCCCTGTGGTCCGCGCAGGACTTCCACCCGCTCGACGTCGAGGAAGGGTGCCATGAACTGCCGGGCGCGGCCGCTGTAGACACCGTCGACGAACAGCGCCACGGACTGCTCGACCGTGAGGTTGCCGGCGGTCGAGCCGATGCCGCGCACGAACACCGCGTTGTTGCCCGGCGTGGAATTGATGTAGAGGGACGGTACCAGGCGGTCCATGTCGTCCAGCGCGGTGATCTTGAAGTCCTCGAGGACGTCGCCACTGACGACTGCCACCGACACGGGAACGTCGACGAGGCGTTCCTCGCGCTTCTGCGCCGTGACGATGATCTCCGGCAGCGCAAGACTGCTGCCCTGCTGCTGGGCCTGAACCGCCGGACTGGCCATGGTGGCCAGGGCGACTGCTGCGCCGATAACGACACTTCCCATCCTGAACTGAGACATGACACCTCCCCGGTGAACCCGACCCCTGCATACAAGCGCCTCGCAGGCCAGCCGCGCGAAGCGACAGGCCCGGAAGCAATGCAATGATTTAAGTCACTCCTTTTGTCAACCTACTTGATCAATCACAGGCTGTCAATCGGTGCCGGCATCATTGATTGCAGACCCTGCCACTGCCCGACAGGTGCTCCGCCACCCGCGCCTTCTGCACCTTCCCCATCGAATTGCGGGGCAACTCGCTGGCGAAGGCAAACTGGCGCGGCACCTTGTACCCCGCCAGCCGCGACCTGCAGAACTCGAGCAACTGCCGGGTGTCCGGCGCCGGGTCGTCCACCACCAGCAGCGCACCGATGCGCTCGCCCCAGCGCTCGTCGGGCAGACCGACTACCGCGCATTCGCGTACCGCGGGATGCTCGAGCAGAACTCGCTCGACCTCCATGGTGTAGACGTTTTCGCCGCCGGTAATGATGACGTCCTTCTTGCGGTCGACGAGGCACAGGCGCCCGTCGGGCTGGAAGACGCCGATGTCGCCCGACATGAGGTAGCCCCGGTGGAAGGCTGCCGCGGTCGCCTCGGGGTTGCCGAGATAGCCGGCGAAGGGTACCGGCCCGCGCACGCCGA
Coding sequences:
- a CDS encoding SDR family oxidoreductase, producing MGGSVTQAAGALRFDGRTVVVTGAGSGLGRAYALEFAQRGANVLVNDPGVAADGTRSAIAVADSITVRGGRAVANTDSVLDGGHIIAAAMDAFGSVDVLINNAGIIRDRSFGKMTEDDWRAVNDVHLTGAWRITRAAWPHMTGRQFGRILFIASAAGLYGNFGQANYAAAKLGLVGMMRTLAREGAAKNLLSNAVAPLAATPFTSGVMPAELAAKLQPGQVVPLLVVLAHEDCRENGALFEAGGGWFAGLRWQRSRGLRLDAGDALTAEAVLARWGEVTGFDTDADYPQAVEDSLRRALGARA
- a CDS encoding enoyl-CoA hydratase/isomerase family protein — encoded protein: MSAQRQLALERDGAVAVLLLDRPEALNAFTRQLRGELGEALHRLAGDEAIRAVVLGGRGRAFCAGADLKEAGSGNVERELLEEYLPCFEAIAAMDKPVIAAVAGPASGVGMSLALHCDLLLMAEDAYLSAAFSRIGLVPDGGASWLLVRQLGYRRALQLALESERIPAARALELGLANRVVPAAELMAEAVRWAGRLAALSPAAVAGTKRLMRLAAQAGFDEVFRREAVLQEACGASAYFRERLEEFRNKRPATKSVAGKDGERR
- a CDS encoding acyl-CoA dehydrogenase family protein, which gives rise to MRQGHFDDDHEIFREATRRFFCNEIAPHAEAWRAQGQVDREVYRKAGEQGLLCMFLDPAYGGAGVEDFRYEQIVMEENFRHGDAGLFLHLHSRLVAPYIAVLGTEEQKQRFLPACVRGETILGIAMTETGAGSDLAGMRCRAEDRGDHYLLNGQKTYISNGIIGDLFVVAARTDPTVPRQIGLFLVERGMEGFSRGRRLKKMGLDAQDTAELFFDNVRVPKANVLGDPKRGFYYLMQFLAEERLLGACTYVANAQVAFDITFDFIRERRMFGQTVADFQVNRFKMADMRTELDVAQVFVDTCVRRHNAGQLTADMAARAKLFASEVEGRVLDECVQLHGGAGYMEEYPISRMYRNARVSRIFAGSSEVMREIIARSIGLDPRKKSAGPGGGKAS
- a CDS encoding CoA transferase, whose product is MSQGPLAGLRIIEVAGLGPGPFCGMMLGDMGAEVLRIDRPGTSAQQRLDPLCRNRRSLLLDLKSPRGVDVLLRLAAGADALFEGFRPGVAERLGFGPEDCFARNPRLVYGRVTGWGQDGPLASAAGHDINYIALAGALAGIGQPGGPPVPPLNLVGDFGGGGMLLAFGLVCALLEARRTGKGQVVDAAMIDGSNALMATFHGMRAMGLYDDRPGTGFLSGAAHYYGTYETRDGKYVAIGPLEPQFYALLIEKAGLDPARFAACGFRMESGQASRENWQALRAELAAVFRSRTREEWCALLEGTDACFAPVLTGPEAARHPHHVARQSFIEVGGVLQHAPAPRFSRTPPGTPQSPPLPGSDSRDVLSGAGFAAAEIDELARAGVIGG
- a CDS encoding acyl-CoA dehydrogenase family protein, with the protein product MNKPDWKDLRRRVLRFVEDRVYPAETELDQGTRTQRNLVMARLIEEAKAAGLWALGHPREIGGQGMPFLDYVHVNEVIGRSFHAMQALGTLSLQDSLMLHRHAAPQWRERYLAPLVAGEIIPSFAMTEPDVASSDPTQLQTTARLENGQWVINGRKWFTTGAGDAEYTTVMCRTETDGPRHECFSMIIVPTSTRGYRIVRETPLLGIAGGHWEVVYDDVRVPQENLLGPRGKGFSIAQQRLGPGRIFHCMRWLGQAQRAFDLMCRRLNERIAFGEPLAHKQLMQSHVFESAAEIQACRMLTLDAARQLDAGLEAREMIGTIKVVGARMLHNVIDRAIQVHGALGLTDDTPLSRMYRHAREARIYDGPDEVHIQSVARRYLKQYRAGGPGVDFGDADGG
- a CDS encoding VOC family protein, with translation MSNAAQTASTGALAPISSIHHAAYRCRDAEQTRWFYEDVLGLPLVAAIINEKVAGLEKDIPYLHLFFALADGNTIAFFDEPDGASEGQFQRTAGFDRHVAFLVNTEKELLEWQKRINAAGVSCHGPVDHGIVRSIYMYDPNGLQTEICLRAPGYDAAMAEQKKVAGENIRKWNARTRATKEAKFGAAALDRRTAQPSTRKK
- a CDS encoding MarR family transcriptional regulator translates to MPVPDKSLMRGLLHAFYWCDEGLQKSLAADGWPSLSRTQSMIMVNLSDGITRPSDLARAIGVSRQAVQRTLVEMERDGLVRLVPDPADGRAKIVEPSKDGKGIYTAALRTIAAMEAELERRLGKKAISDLHRMLYADWGPVIVTTRARRSSRPPTPRIRTSRWRKSNL
- a CDS encoding MBL fold metallo-hydrolase gives rise to the protein MNSNISRLAGLILASVFMIPGGALAAQAADSRAKPAPAAGSPASATSRIVLLGTGGGPIARIGRSQPATLLQVGTRAYLIDVGEGTPRQMVRAGVKPSAVDAVFFTHLHLDHTAGLMGFLALDWTDRRQKPVEIYGPPGTQSLVHDTLQALKTGEVIYRLQIPGLPEMASVFSGHDWEVTTAREVYRDGTITVRAVENSHYSTMQMPRTDHGIDRAYSYRFDMPGRSVVITGDTGPSRAVEELARGADVLVSELIDLDSVIASLQARKAATGVDQQPLIDHMEKEHLTPENIGRLAAAAGVKRVVLTHFGTAPGVEAIDRDAIIAGIRKHYQGPVDLGEDLAAY
- a CDS encoding TonB-dependent receptor, giving the protein MSQFRMGSVVIGAAVALATMASPAVQAQQQGSSLALPEIIVTAQKREERLVDVPVSVAVVSGDVLEDFKITALDDMDRLVPSLYINSTPGNNAVFVRGIGSTAGNLTVEQSVALFVDGVYSGRARQFMAPFLDVERVEVLRGPQGAIFGINTSAGAVSVTTAKPTKDFVAHVKAGYEFEYDSYELDGVVSGPLMDGLQGRLAVNYKDIGGYLKNTITGDDEPESENFLIRGSLAWQPTDAISALAKLEYANFDTYGSNYQRYLMPEYYSIDDRKEEGGMWHKDVDHSEAANFELTFNFDIGQGMLTSISAYSTFNYDKWINADQMPQNAWLTNFREDFQQFSQELRYTSPAGGLFEYFFGGYFHYNEIDPLVAMSQVQIPLSTSATAKHQVTYRQDDNVYSLFGSLTWNINDQWSLTGDLRYTDDSKSAMQERHTISGVTPPSWGAQTLNGRRTDSTLDPAVKLKWEPSTDLMVYLSYAEGSKSGGWQGNARDLTAATWEIKGESSENIEAGVKAQLLDGRAFVAVTVFDTDFENLQVSQWTGTAFSLKNAAKANSKGVEVDGSWRIAEPWTLQGGFAYLDAQYDDFPGAPCPFDNPTCNPATNNLKGAQLGWAPEWSGNLSLTYEQILADSMLLRATLSAQYRDDVWLDTAGDRGPAYNKQDATTWIDARVAVGPDDDRWLFALYGRNLTDEKTKSHNYPFPFPANIIAGRTTYVDGTDRFREIGVEVTYNF